From one Catenulispora sp. GP43 genomic stretch:
- a CDS encoding FMN-binding glutamate synthase family protein — MLPALALLTLVSAWAASFSLFWFFALIPFALLLALGVHDVLQRRRSILRNFPVLGHMRFLMEYIRPEIQQYFIETNTGGHPYDRDTRSVIYERAKGIHGDQAFGTELEVEASGYEFLEHSMSPLRPTPEQPRVLVGGPDCKQPYEMALLNVSAMSFGALSAHAILALNKGAKAGGFAHDTGEGGISPYHREGGGDLVWEIGSGYFGARTANGDFDPDKFRDKAADPQIKCVELKLSQGAKPGLGGVLPGPKVTRQIADIRGVPEGVTCISPPSHKVFSTPRELVLFIARMRELSGGKPTGFKLCVGSRREFLAVCKAMVAEGVTPDFIVVDGSEGGTGAAPLEFEDNVGTPLTHGLLTVHNALVGVGLRDRIRIGASGKIARGTDIVKRVAQGADYTNAARAMMMAVGCIQAQKCHTNHCPVGVATQDPKRYRALDVPDKATRVQRFQAATVAEAQQLIAAMGLTGPHELRPEMVHRRVSQRKTSTYAELYRYLRPGELLAEPVEGWDADWRAADPDTFRAVEKA, encoded by the coding sequence GCTTTTCTGGTTCTTCGCCCTGATCCCGTTCGCGCTGCTGCTGGCGCTGGGCGTCCACGACGTACTGCAGCGCCGGCGCTCGATCCTGCGCAACTTCCCGGTCCTGGGCCACATGCGGTTCCTGATGGAGTACATCCGGCCGGAGATCCAGCAGTACTTCATCGAGACCAACACCGGCGGGCACCCCTACGACCGCGACACCCGCTCGGTCATCTACGAGCGGGCCAAGGGCATCCACGGCGACCAGGCCTTCGGCACCGAGCTGGAGGTCGAGGCCTCGGGCTATGAGTTCCTGGAGCACTCGATGTCGCCGTTGCGGCCGACCCCGGAGCAGCCGCGAGTGCTCGTCGGCGGCCCGGACTGCAAGCAGCCGTACGAGATGGCGCTGCTGAACGTCTCCGCGATGAGCTTCGGAGCCTTGTCCGCGCACGCGATCCTGGCCCTGAACAAGGGCGCCAAGGCCGGCGGCTTCGCGCACGACACCGGCGAGGGCGGCATCTCGCCGTACCACCGCGAGGGCGGCGGCGACCTGGTCTGGGAGATCGGCTCCGGATACTTCGGCGCCCGCACCGCGAACGGTGACTTCGACCCCGACAAGTTCCGCGACAAGGCCGCCGACCCGCAGATCAAGTGCGTGGAGCTGAAGCTGAGCCAGGGCGCGAAGCCGGGGCTGGGCGGCGTGCTGCCGGGGCCGAAGGTGACCCGGCAGATCGCCGACATCCGGGGCGTCCCGGAGGGCGTCACGTGCATCAGCCCGCCGTCGCACAAGGTCTTCAGCACCCCGCGCGAACTGGTGCTGTTCATAGCCAGGATGCGGGAGCTCTCCGGCGGCAAGCCCACCGGCTTCAAGCTGTGCGTGGGCTCGCGGCGGGAGTTCCTGGCTGTGTGCAAGGCGATGGTGGCCGAGGGCGTGACGCCGGACTTCATCGTGGTCGACGGCTCCGAGGGCGGCACCGGCGCCGCGCCACTGGAGTTCGAGGACAACGTCGGCACCCCGCTCACCCACGGCCTGCTGACGGTGCACAACGCACTGGTCGGCGTGGGCCTGCGGGACCGGATCCGGATCGGCGCCAGCGGCAAGATAGCCCGGGGCACCGACATCGTGAAGCGCGTCGCCCAGGGCGCCGACTACACCAACGCCGCCCGCGCCATGATGATGGCCGTCGGCTGCATCCAGGCACAGAAGTGCCACACCAACCACTGCCCGGTCGGCGTCGCGACCCAGGACCCGAAGCGCTACCGGGCCCTGGACGTCCCGGACAAGGCGACGCGGGTACAGCGCTTCCAGGCCGCGACGGTCGCCGAGGCCCAGCAGCTCATCGCCGCGATGGGCCTGACCGGCCCGCACGAGCTGCGCCCGGAGATGGTGCACCGCCGGGTGAGCCAGCGCAAGACGAGCACCTACGCAGAGCTCTACCGCTACCTGCGGCCCGGCGAGCTGCTCGCGGAGCCGGTCGAGGGGTGGGACGCGGACTGGCGGGCCGCCGATCCGGACACCTTCCGGGCCGTCGAGAAAGCCTGA
- a CDS encoding GNAT family N-acetyltransferase, which translates to MITTERLRLRPATTADVDFWIELHADPEVNQFVGAYTRDRAEARLRDIEDSWAARGYGLCVVESLATGEAIGRSGLNWWDQFGETEVGWTFARGHWGNGYATEAARAVLDWGFGDLELKRITAMIHAENHASIAVAERLGFTPRREDEILGKPCTVWALDHPDSDPRA; encoded by the coding sequence ATGATCACCACCGAACGCCTGCGCCTGCGCCCCGCCACCACCGCCGACGTCGACTTCTGGATCGAGCTCCACGCCGACCCCGAGGTCAACCAGTTCGTCGGCGCGTACACCCGGGACCGCGCCGAGGCCCGGCTCCGGGACATCGAGGACAGCTGGGCGGCCCGCGGCTACGGCCTGTGCGTGGTCGAGTCGCTGGCCACCGGGGAGGCGATCGGCCGGTCCGGGCTCAACTGGTGGGACCAGTTCGGGGAGACCGAGGTCGGCTGGACCTTCGCGCGCGGGCACTGGGGCAACGGCTACGCGACCGAGGCCGCGCGTGCCGTTCTGGACTGGGGTTTCGGCGATCTGGAGCTGAAGCGGATCACCGCGATGATCCACGCCGAGAACCACGCGTCGATCGCGGTGGCCGAGCGGCTGGGTTTCACGCCGCGGCGCGAGGACGAGATCCTGGGAAAGCCTTGTACGGTCTGGGCGCTGGACCACCCGGACTCCGACCCTCGGGCTTAG